A single window of Solenopsis invicta isolate M01_SB chromosome 3, UNIL_Sinv_3.0, whole genome shotgun sequence DNA harbors:
- the LOC105194529 gene encoding MICOS complex subunit Mic10 yields MAGAVWAEDEIGRKWDRCFTDAILKLGGGVALGGVFSLFFFKRRKWPIITGAGFGLGMAYCNCQEDINASIRPKPKSCKLEEKK; encoded by the exons ATGGCCGGCGCCGTGTGGGCCGAGGACGAGATCGGGCGCAAGTGGGATCGCTGCTTCACCGATGCTATCCTTAAGCTAG GTGGCGGCGTAGCCCTCGGCGGAGtgttttctctatttttcttcaaaa gAAGAAAGTGGCCCATCATAACTGGTGCTGGTTTTGGATTAGGTATGGCATATTGCAATTGCCAGGAAGACATCAATGCATCGATACGTCCAAAGCCTAAAAGTTGTAAActtgaagaaaagaaataa